Proteins encoded by one window of Tunturibacter psychrotolerans:
- a CDS encoding ferritin-like domain-containing protein, whose translation MEKKLNDLIDKALSRRQFLAGAGTTAAAALVVGCNSSTTTPSPTPTPTPTPLDLPDNDILNFALNLEYLEAEFYLYAATGSGLSTADALAGAGTTIVPANLVAVPWTSPVQAQFAAELAQTELDHVRYLQGAITANTGTPVARPAIDLTFFASLATAAGITTPFNPFADPNSFLVGAFTFEDVGVTAYAGGGPALISNILLSGVAGLQAAEAYHAAAVRTQIAGGAANTGDATFLNWANDISALRATLGGGNETALSLSSIVAADPTNALGFARTTDQVLHIVYGKAGGAGLSKGGFFPNGLNGTITTTAS comes from the coding sequence GTGGAGAAAAAGCTAAACGACCTTATTGATAAGGCACTGTCACGACGTCAGTTTCTGGCAGGTGCAGGAACGACTGCGGCGGCAGCGCTCGTAGTCGGGTGCAACAGCAGTACAACCACGCCGTCGCCAACACCCACCCCGACGCCGACCCCCCTCGATCTTCCCGACAACGACATTCTGAACTTCGCCCTCAACCTCGAATACCTTGAGGCCGAGTTCTATCTCTATGCCGCTACCGGATCTGGCCTCTCCACAGCCGATGCCCTTGCCGGCGCAGGCACCACCATCGTTCCGGCCAATCTCGTGGCCGTTCCCTGGACATCGCCGGTTCAGGCACAATTCGCTGCGGAGCTCGCCCAGACCGAACTCGATCACGTTCGCTATCTCCAGGGTGCTATTACGGCGAACACCGGCACACCGGTTGCACGCCCCGCCATCGACCTCACCTTCTTCGCTTCTCTCGCAACCGCCGCCGGCATCACCACACCGTTCAATCCGTTTGCAGATCCCAACAGCTTCCTCGTCGGTGCCTTCACGTTTGAGGATGTGGGTGTCACCGCCTACGCCGGCGGAGGTCCCGCACTCATCAGCAACATTCTCCTCTCGGGCGTGGCAGGCCTCCAGGCCGCAGAAGCTTATCACGCAGCCGCTGTCCGTACCCAAATCGCAGGTGGTGCGGCAAACACCGGCGACGCAACCTTCCTCAACTGGGCGAACGATATTTCTGCACTGCGCGCCACTCTGGGCGGAGGAAACGAAACCGCGCTTAGCCTCTCCAGTATCGTTGCTGCTGATCCCACCAATGCCCTTGGCTTTGCTCGCACAACCGATCAGGTTCTGCACATTGTCTACGGCAAGGCTGGCGGAGCAGGCCTGTCCAAAGGCGGCTTCTTCCCCAATGGCCTAAACGGCACCATCACAACAACGGCATCCTAA
- a CDS encoding ferritin-like domain-containing protein, with protein MATLETQQLDEIIVKTRRKMLTMGGAALAALAFGGTTKAEAQSTTTPDQDILNFALNLEYLEAQFYNLAVSGVTIDNLPTPIPVAVNGGTAGTVTLKPSFAAVPFVSSIVKAYAAETATEEGKHVLFLQKTLGSVAVSMPDIDLFKSFNALANLAGIGTSFDPFANDQNFLIGAYIFEDVGVSAYHGAAPLIADKKGILPAALGLHAVEAYHAGLIRTVISAYDNGVSTGPLSTITQAISAARSTLANPDPKNPITSPFITYAGLTADDQGVQTTPVSLNGSSTSPAFTSTTIADTDLNALGWSRNSTQILAIVTGNPATATAFTGGFFPSGLNGTIS; from the coding sequence ATGGCAACTTTAGAGACACAGCAGCTCGACGAAATCATCGTAAAGACCCGCCGTAAGATGCTCACAATGGGAGGCGCCGCTCTCGCTGCGCTCGCCTTCGGCGGTACAACCAAAGCAGAGGCCCAGTCGACCACCACCCCCGACCAGGACATCCTCAACTTCGCTCTCAACCTCGAGTACCTCGAAGCACAGTTCTACAACCTCGCCGTTTCGGGCGTCACCATCGACAATCTTCCGACACCGATTCCCGTCGCTGTCAACGGAGGAACCGCTGGTACCGTCACCCTCAAGCCCAGCTTCGCCGCGGTGCCGTTCGTATCGTCCATCGTCAAGGCCTATGCTGCAGAGACGGCCACGGAAGAAGGCAAGCATGTCCTCTTCCTGCAGAAGACGCTTGGTAGCGTTGCGGTTTCGATGCCCGATATCGACCTGTTCAAATCCTTCAACGCACTCGCTAACCTGGCAGGCATCGGAACATCCTTCGATCCCTTCGCCAACGACCAGAACTTCCTCATCGGCGCTTACATCTTCGAAGATGTTGGAGTCTCGGCCTACCATGGCGCTGCTCCTCTGATCGCGGACAAGAAAGGCATCCTCCCCGCAGCTCTCGGGCTTCATGCTGTCGAGGCCTACCACGCCGGTCTGATCCGCACCGTCATCAGCGCTTACGATAACGGCGTCAGCACAGGACCACTCAGCACGATTACGCAGGCAATCTCGGCGGCACGCTCCACGCTGGCGAATCCGGATCCCAAGAACCCCATCACCAGCCCGTTCATCACGTACGCAGGCTTGACGGCAGACGATCAGGGAGTCCAAACAACCCCAGTCAGTCTCAATGGCAGCAGCACATCGCCTGCCTTCACGTCTACCACCATCGCTGACACGGACCTCAACGCTTTGGGCTGGTCGCGCAACTCGACTCAGATCCTGGCAATCGTCACCGGAAACCCCGCAACCGCCACGGCGTTTACGGGAGGATTCTTCCCCAGTGGCCTCAACGGCACCATCTCATAA
- the lpxD gene encoding UDP-3-O-(3-hydroxymyristoyl)glucosamine N-acyltransferase, which produces MEDATAGRRGDLLMATMSKVADWVGVSAPLLEVEVAAVSSIEDAQENSVVFAVEGETLGRALASKAGVILASRKLESAELPLDPRVLWVKDARYAFAVVARRLAGGGVREGVHPSAVVGQKAAIGVGTSIGPGAVLGDGVVIGSGCEIGPRVTIYAGTVLGDRVVVQAGAVLGSTGFGYVRSDETGEYLIFPQQGRLIVEDDVEIGANTTIDRGALGQTRIGRGTKIDNLVHIGHNCVIGKNVIIAAQTGISGSSVVEDGAILGGQVGIGEHATVGAGVILGGGAGVLSGKKMRGAGEVFWGRPARPLKEYLRDLARLKHR; this is translated from the coding sequence ATGGAAGACGCGACCGCCGGGAGAAGAGGGGATCTACTGATGGCGACGATGAGCAAGGTGGCGGATTGGGTTGGGGTGAGCGCGCCGCTGCTGGAGGTGGAGGTTGCGGCGGTCTCAAGCATCGAGGACGCCCAGGAAAACTCGGTGGTGTTTGCCGTGGAGGGCGAGACGCTGGGACGGGCGTTGGCCTCGAAGGCTGGTGTGATCCTTGCCAGCAGAAAGCTGGAGTCGGCGGAGCTGCCGCTCGATCCGCGGGTTTTGTGGGTGAAGGATGCGAGGTATGCGTTCGCAGTGGTGGCGCGCAGACTTGCCGGTGGTGGTGTGCGCGAGGGAGTGCATCCCTCGGCGGTGGTGGGGCAGAAGGCTGCGATTGGCGTAGGAACTTCCATCGGGCCGGGAGCCGTGCTTGGAGATGGCGTGGTGATTGGGAGTGGTTGCGAGATTGGTCCGCGGGTGACGATCTACGCAGGGACGGTGTTGGGGGATCGCGTGGTGGTGCAGGCGGGGGCGGTGCTGGGGTCAACGGGGTTTGGATATGTGCGGAGCGACGAGACAGGGGAGTACCTGATCTTTCCGCAGCAGGGAAGGCTCATCGTCGAGGATGATGTGGAGATTGGCGCGAATACTACGATCGATCGCGGAGCGTTGGGGCAGACGCGGATTGGGCGCGGGACGAAGATCGATAATCTGGTACACATCGGGCACAACTGCGTGATCGGCAAGAACGTGATCATTGCGGCACAGACGGGGATCTCGGGGTCGAGTGTGGTCGAGGATGGTGCGATTCTGGGTGGTCAGGTTGGAATTGGAGAGCACGCAACCGTAGGCGCGGGCGTGATTCTTGGGGGTGGTGCCGGCGTGCTGAGTGGGAAGAAGATGCGCGGGGCTGGAGAGGTCTTCTGGGGAAGGCCGGCACGGCCCTTGAAGGAGTATCTGCGAGATCTTGCGAGATTGAAGCACAGATGA
- a CDS encoding lysophospholipid acyltransferase family protein, which yields MRLLPRGLARAVGAGIAGVAFHGLGRLRGVGVRNLELAFPEMPEGEREKILGSVYRNLGRLLAEFCLMSGYTPEGASRFIRYEGLENYVAARERGKGVLVLTGHLGAWELSSFYHSLMGMPMGMVIRRLDNPLVDEFVNRIRCLHGNRVIHKDDFARGLIASMRAGETVGILMDTNMTPPQGVFVPFFGVEACTASGMARIAAKTGSAVVPGFLLWEESEQKYVLRFGKELEVVCTGDSETDVVTNTAAFTAAIERTIRQYPDQWLWMHRRWKTRPPGEEGIY from the coding sequence ATGCGGTTGTTGCCACGAGGATTGGCCAGAGCGGTGGGCGCTGGCATCGCGGGAGTGGCTTTTCATGGGTTGGGTCGGCTTCGGGGGGTGGGTGTTCGGAATCTAGAGCTTGCATTTCCGGAGATGCCGGAGGGGGAGCGAGAGAAGATCTTGGGTTCGGTGTATCGCAATCTGGGGAGGCTGCTGGCGGAGTTCTGCCTGATGTCGGGATATACGCCTGAGGGGGCGAGCCGGTTTATTCGCTATGAGGGGCTCGAGAACTATGTGGCCGCCCGTGAGCGCGGGAAGGGAGTGCTGGTGTTGACCGGACACCTGGGGGCGTGGGAGCTGTCCAGTTTTTATCACTCGCTGATGGGGATGCCGATGGGGATGGTGATTCGTCGGCTGGATAACCCACTGGTGGATGAGTTTGTGAATCGCATTCGGTGCCTGCATGGCAATCGGGTGATTCATAAGGATGACTTTGCGCGGGGGCTGATTGCGTCGATGCGAGCGGGCGAGACAGTGGGAATTTTGATGGATACGAACATGACACCGCCGCAGGGAGTGTTCGTACCGTTCTTCGGGGTGGAGGCGTGTACGGCGTCGGGAATGGCGCGAATTGCGGCGAAGACGGGGTCGGCGGTGGTGCCGGGGTTTCTGTTGTGGGAGGAGAGCGAGCAGAAATATGTGCTGCGCTTTGGCAAAGAGCTTGAGGTGGTCTGTACCGGCGATTCTGAAACGGATGTAGTTACAAATACAGCGGCGTTTACCGCAGCGATTGAGCGGACTATCCGGCAGTATCCTGATCAGTGGCTGTGGATGCATCGGCGATGGAAGACGCGACCGCCGGGAGAAGAGGGGATCTACTGA
- a CDS encoding lipid-binding SYLF domain-containing protein, giving the protein MLKKISVALCGLAMIAGSLSAQAEGDKSKVAERLTAAGQVISEIMATPDKAIPGGILAGASCVVVIPSYKKGAFVVGAQYGQGVATCRTPSGKWSAPVCVQLAGGSFGFQIGGQATDLVLVAMNQQGLQDMLKNKFKLGADAAAAAGPVGRNAQAGTDWKLNAEFLSYSRSKGLFAGINLDGTVLSQNQDDTRALYGTDIGFDQILGGKQVTPVEARPFVRTVAKYFVAARNK; this is encoded by the coding sequence ATGCTCAAGAAAATTTCGGTGGCTCTGTGTGGTTTGGCGATGATTGCTGGTTCTCTGTCGGCACAGGCGGAGGGCGACAAGTCAAAGGTGGCAGAGCGTCTTACGGCTGCGGGCCAGGTGATTAGCGAGATTATGGCGACACCGGACAAGGCAATACCGGGTGGGATCCTTGCTGGCGCATCGTGCGTCGTGGTGATTCCGAGTTACAAGAAGGGTGCCTTCGTTGTGGGTGCACAGTATGGCCAGGGCGTTGCCACCTGCCGTACGCCAAGCGGAAAGTGGAGCGCACCTGTATGCGTTCAGCTCGCTGGTGGAAGCTTTGGATTTCAGATTGGTGGACAGGCGACCGACCTGGTACTGGTGGCAATGAACCAGCAGGGTCTGCAAGACATGTTGAAGAACAAGTTCAAGCTGGGCGCGGATGCTGCAGCTGCGGCTGGTCCTGTGGGACGCAATGCGCAGGCAGGAACGGACTGGAAGTTGAATGCAGAGTTCCTGAGCTACTCGCGTAGCAAGGGGCTGTTCGCAGGTATCAATCTGGACGGTACGGTGTTGTCGCAGAATCAGGATGACACACGCGCTCTGTATGGAACGGACATCGGATTCGACCAGATCCTTGGCGGCAAGCAGGTGACGCCGGTTGAGGCTCGTCCCTTCGTGCGGACGGTGGCGAAGTACTTTGTAGCTGCTCGGAATAAGTAA
- a CDS encoding response regulator transcription factor, translated as MKDKKVKKDKGALRVGLVAADPLRVLGLQTIFPEGGSVEIVPLSVPGALDASGVSLILIDSACTEHIFELLETFRRSRPRFRVIVLGLDEGHDHIQRIIGAGAKGYLAHSAKESEIRMAIDIVQDGSVWAPRKVMARLLESTSAESKATAKPAKVPKFTKRELEVLRLLAAGHPNPAIGRELGIDVNTVKKHVGNLMRKVGVDNRIALSVQVVNEKLLLKQLT; from the coding sequence ATGAAGGACAAGAAGGTTAAGAAGGACAAGGGGGCCCTGCGCGTCGGTCTTGTGGCGGCAGACCCTTTACGGGTGTTGGGGCTGCAGACGATCTTCCCCGAAGGGGGCTCGGTGGAGATCGTTCCTCTGTCGGTCCCGGGGGCGCTGGACGCGTCGGGCGTATCGCTGATCCTGATCGATTCGGCTTGTACGGAGCACATCTTCGAGCTGCTGGAAACGTTTCGTCGAAGCCGTCCACGGTTCAGGGTGATCGTGCTGGGGCTTGATGAAGGTCACGATCATATCCAACGCATTATTGGCGCCGGGGCGAAGGGTTACCTGGCCCATTCTGCCAAGGAGAGCGAGATCCGAATGGCGATCGACATCGTGCAGGATGGGTCGGTGTGGGCTCCGCGCAAGGTAATGGCGCGGTTGCTGGAGTCGACCTCGGCAGAATCGAAGGCGACCGCCAAGCCCGCGAAGGTGCCTAAGTTTACAAAGCGGGAGCTGGAAGTGCTGCGGTTACTGGCCGCGGGACATCCTAATCCGGCGATCGGGCGCGAGCTTGGGATCGACGTGAATACCGTGAAAAAGCACGTCGGCAACCTGATGCGGAAGGTTGGGGTTGATAACCGGATCGCCTTGTCGGTTCAGGTGGTGAACGAGAAGCTGTTGTTGAAGCAGTTAACCTAA
- the dcd gene encoding dCTP deaminase, translated as MAIKSDRWIRQQANEHGMISPFSEKQVREGVISYGLSSYGYDLRVSDEFKIFTNVNSAIIDPKAFDERSFVTVQAESVIVPPNSFALARSIEYFKIPRDVLTICVGKSTYARCGIIVNVTPFEPEWEGFVTLEISNTTPLPARVYANEGLCQILFFQSDEVCEVSYADRKGKYQNQQGIVLPKL; from the coding sequence GTGGCAATTAAAAGCGACCGTTGGATTCGCCAGCAGGCGAACGAGCACGGAATGATCTCTCCGTTTAGCGAAAAACAGGTTCGAGAGGGTGTTATCTCGTATGGACTCTCTTCTTACGGGTACGATCTGAGGGTCTCGGACGAGTTCAAGATCTTTACCAACGTCAACAGCGCGATCATTGACCCGAAGGCGTTTGATGAGCGCTCGTTTGTGACGGTGCAGGCTGAGAGCGTGATCGTTCCTCCGAACTCGTTTGCGTTGGCGCGGTCGATTGAATACTTCAAAATTCCTCGCGACGTGCTGACGATCTGCGTGGGTAAATCGACGTATGCGCGATGCGGGATTATCGTGAACGTGACGCCGTTCGAGCCGGAGTGGGAGGGTTTTGTAACTCTCGAAATTTCCAACACAACTCCGCTGCCAGCTCGGGTTTATGCGAACGAGGGGCTGTGTCAGATTTTGTTCTTTCAATCCGATGAGGTGTGCGAGGTCAGCTACGCGGATCGTAAAGGAAAGTATCAAAATCAGCAGGGAATCGTTTTGCCGAAGCTGTAG
- a CDS encoding HU family DNA-binding protein: MIKQDLIQRVVERTGLPRTKAESAVDAIFESMKATLIAGDRIELRGFGVFTVKPRKTGIGRNPRTGAEVTIAPGKAVRFKPGKELHLLD; encoded by the coding sequence ATGATTAAGCAGGATCTCATACAGAGGGTGGTGGAAAGAACCGGCCTTCCCAGGACAAAAGCAGAGTCAGCTGTCGATGCGATCTTTGAAAGCATGAAGGCGACTCTTATCGCGGGCGACCGCATTGAACTCCGCGGATTTGGTGTATTTACCGTCAAGCCGCGCAAAACCGGAATCGGTCGCAATCCGCGGACCGGAGCCGAAGTCACCATTGCCCCAGGCAAGGCAGTTCGCTTCAAGCCCGGCAAAGAGTTGCACCTGCTCGACTAA
- the priA gene encoding replication restart helicase PriA, with product MALFCDVALPVPLDQTFTYAVNGVVPVVGARVLVPFSGQRLMGVVVRVHEDAPVEEFEIKPVQQVLDDAALLPEELMKLAGWIAQYYVAPLGEVLRGMLPLAAEVKRHFSYRIAEQGRKVLYEGAMKGSSRRSKLSVEEQDREYSVLNYLEGGEAAKMSALRSATGANKGLLEGMVRKKWLLREVIAEERDARRLEKVAVLVAEARLPKLNENQTAILAELAAVGGRMRVRDLRLSLTRAGVPESTLGTLVKRGLVVVEEVAEEFHLGGVGAHGKKHAHEHALNEAQMEALGTIAAAMERGGFRPHLLYGITGSGKTSVYFAAMQRALDAGKSALLLVPEIGLTPAMAGQMVAAFGGEVALLHSQLTPDERAEQWHRIRRGEARIVVGTRSAVFAPMVDLGLVIVDEEHDSSYKQEETPRYHGRDVAVMRAKFNEAVVVLGSATPSLESWSNAEKGRYARVEMRARVADRPMPLVELVDMREEFRETGQEQIFSRRLIEETQATLDRGEQVILLLNRRGYSSTVLCRSCGEKIECENCAVSMTYHKPVSGNDAIAQPGQRLECHYCGSRRSVPKACPKCESEHLYFLGAGSQQGEERLQELFPTARIGRMDRDTVRGRSDMERLLARLHGGEINLLVGTQMIAKGHDIHGVTLVGVIGADFALGLPDFRAAERVFQLLTQVSGRAGRGDLIGKVLVQTYHPEHYAIQFAAKHDYPGFVAKEMQYRRWMHYPPFAVLANVVIQSEKLEEATAWAGTLGRWFQKARLDKVRVLGPAAAPIVKLKRIYRFHFVLKAERRQTLGETLRAMLAYAETQEIARRNLVVDVDAVHLM from the coding sequence ATGGCTTTGTTTTGTGATGTTGCTTTGCCGGTGCCGCTGGACCAGACGTTTACCTACGCGGTGAACGGTGTGGTGCCGGTTGTGGGAGCGCGGGTGCTGGTGCCGTTCAGCGGGCAGAGGCTGATGGGTGTGGTGGTGAGGGTGCACGAGGATGCGCCGGTGGAGGAGTTCGAGATCAAGCCGGTGCAGCAGGTGCTCGACGATGCGGCGCTGCTGCCGGAAGAATTGATGAAGCTGGCTGGGTGGATCGCGCAATACTATGTTGCGCCGCTGGGTGAGGTGTTGCGTGGGATGCTGCCGCTGGCGGCGGAGGTGAAGCGGCACTTCTCTTACCGGATCGCGGAGCAGGGGAGGAAGGTGCTGTATGAGGGCGCGATGAAGGGGTCTTCGCGGCGGTCGAAGCTGTCGGTGGAGGAGCAGGATCGCGAGTACTCGGTGCTGAACTATCTGGAGGGCGGGGAGGCGGCGAAGATGTCGGCGCTGCGGTCGGCTACGGGGGCGAATAAAGGGCTGCTGGAGGGGATGGTCAGGAAGAAGTGGCTGTTGCGCGAGGTGATTGCGGAGGAGAGAGACGCGCGGCGGCTGGAGAAGGTGGCGGTGCTGGTGGCAGAGGCGCGGCTGCCGAAGTTGAATGAAAATCAGACGGCGATCCTGGCGGAGCTTGCGGCAGTGGGTGGGCGAATGCGCGTGCGCGATCTGCGGTTGAGTCTGACGCGTGCGGGAGTGCCTGAGTCTACGCTGGGGACGCTGGTGAAGCGTGGGCTGGTGGTGGTGGAGGAGGTCGCGGAGGAGTTTCACCTGGGCGGCGTGGGGGCGCATGGGAAGAAGCATGCGCATGAACACGCCTTGAATGAGGCGCAGATGGAAGCGTTGGGAACGATTGCGGCGGCGATGGAGAGGGGTGGGTTTCGGCCGCATCTGCTCTACGGAATTACGGGGAGCGGGAAGACCTCGGTTTATTTTGCTGCCATGCAGAGGGCGCTTGATGCAGGGAAGTCGGCGCTGCTGCTGGTACCGGAGATTGGATTGACGCCGGCGATGGCGGGGCAGATGGTCGCGGCATTCGGCGGCGAGGTGGCGTTGCTGCACTCGCAACTGACGCCTGATGAGCGCGCTGAGCAGTGGCACAGGATTCGGCGAGGTGAGGCGAGGATCGTCGTGGGGACGCGGTCGGCGGTGTTTGCGCCGATGGTGGATCTGGGGTTGGTCATCGTCGATGAAGAGCATGACTCGAGCTACAAGCAGGAGGAGACGCCGCGGTATCACGGGCGTGATGTGGCGGTGATGCGGGCGAAGTTCAATGAGGCCGTGGTGGTGCTGGGGTCGGCGACACCGTCGCTTGAGAGCTGGTCGAATGCGGAGAAGGGTCGATATGCGCGGGTGGAGATGCGCGCTCGCGTGGCGGACAGGCCAATGCCACTGGTGGAGTTAGTGGATATGCGGGAGGAGTTTCGCGAGACCGGGCAGGAGCAGATCTTTTCACGGAGGTTGATTGAAGAGACGCAAGCCACGTTGGACCGTGGTGAGCAGGTGATTTTGTTGTTGAACCGGCGGGGGTACTCGTCGACGGTGCTGTGCCGGAGCTGCGGGGAGAAGATCGAGTGCGAGAACTGCGCGGTCTCGATGACTTACCACAAGCCCGTGAGTGGGAACGATGCGATTGCGCAGCCGGGGCAGCGATTGGAGTGTCATTACTGCGGGTCTCGCAGGTCGGTGCCGAAGGCTTGTCCGAAGTGCGAGAGCGAACATCTTTATTTTCTGGGGGCGGGATCGCAGCAGGGCGAGGAGAGATTGCAGGAGCTGTTTCCGACGGCGCGGATCGGGCGGATGGATCGCGATACCGTGCGCGGGAGGAGCGACATGGAACGGCTGCTGGCGAGGCTTCATGGAGGCGAGATCAATCTGCTGGTGGGCACGCAGATGATCGCTAAGGGGCATGACATTCATGGAGTGACGCTGGTGGGGGTAATTGGGGCGGACTTTGCATTGGGGCTGCCGGATTTTCGCGCGGCGGAGCGGGTATTTCAGCTACTGACCCAGGTCTCAGGCCGGGCAGGGCGCGGGGATCTGATCGGCAAGGTGCTGGTCCAGACATATCATCCCGAACACTATGCGATTCAGTTTGCTGCAAAGCATGACTACCCGGGGTTTGTGGCGAAGGAGATGCAGTACCGGCGATGGATGCACTATCCGCCGTTTGCAGTGCTGGCGAACGTGGTGATCCAGAGCGAAAAACTGGAGGAGGCTACAGCGTGGGCGGGAACGCTGGGGCGGTGGTTTCAAAAAGCCCGGCTGGATAAGGTGAGGGTGCTGGGACCAGCCGCGGCGCCGATTGTGAAGCTGAAGCGGATCTATCGTTTTCACTTCGTGTTGAAGGCGGAGCGGCGGCAGACACTGGGTGAGACGCTTCGGGCGATGCTCGCCTATGCGGAGACGCAGGAGATCGCGCGCCGGAACCTTGTGGTCGACGTGGATGCGGTTCACCTGATGTGA
- a CDS encoding AraC family transcriptional regulator: MSSVLESAGLPSGLFDQPRILLSTEEFFALWRGIGQASPDPAIGLALGTETKTEHFDPVVLAALSTSSFGEAMRQIARYKQLSCPEEVVLDPGDEEWAIQFRWLLANETEPAVLTDLCFAWVLSIARHGTGMRISPVRLELQRPRANARSLERHFGCTVVFGAARNAIVFRASDAELRFVTRNAELLAMLAPQLDEELKQHKGEESFPERVRATIQRKLTGSRPKMQEIARELHISSRTLQRRLQDAGSSFQKALEEARHQLARHYLTNSLLELSETAHLLGYEDSNSFVRAFRVWEGVPPAHWRGTQREKAVS, encoded by the coding sequence GTGTCTTCTGTTCTTGAGAGTGCGGGGTTGCCTTCGGGACTCTTCGATCAACCTCGGATTCTCCTATCGACCGAAGAGTTTTTTGCGCTGTGGCGGGGGATTGGGCAGGCGAGCCCAGACCCCGCCATCGGGCTTGCGTTGGGCACGGAGACCAAGACGGAGCACTTCGATCCTGTGGTGCTTGCGGCTCTTTCGACGAGCAGCTTTGGGGAGGCGATGCGGCAGATCGCTCGCTATAAACAGCTCTCGTGTCCGGAAGAGGTTGTGCTTGATCCGGGTGATGAGGAGTGGGCGATTCAGTTTCGCTGGCTGTTGGCGAATGAGACCGAGCCCGCGGTGCTGACCGATCTGTGCTTCGCGTGGGTGCTTTCGATTGCGCGGCATGGGACGGGAATGCGGATTTCCCCGGTGCGTCTTGAGCTGCAGCGACCGCGTGCGAATGCAAGATCGCTCGAGCGACACTTTGGCTGCACGGTTGTGTTTGGCGCGGCGCGAAATGCGATTGTGTTTCGTGCGTCGGATGCTGAGCTACGATTTGTGACTCGCAACGCGGAGCTGTTGGCGATGCTTGCGCCGCAGCTGGATGAGGAGTTGAAGCAGCATAAGGGCGAGGAGAGTTTTCCTGAGCGTGTTCGCGCGACGATTCAGCGGAAGCTTACGGGGAGTCGTCCGAAGATGCAGGAGATTGCGCGTGAGCTTCATATCAGCTCGCGTACGCTGCAGCGGCGTTTGCAGGATGCGGGATCGAGTTTTCAGAAGGCGCTGGAAGAGGCGCGGCATCAGCTGGCGCGGCACTATCTTACGAACTCGCTTCTGGAGTTGAGCGAGACGGCGCACCTGCTGGGGTATGAGGATTCGAATTCGTTTGTGCGGGCGTTTCGGGTGTGGGAGGGTGTTCCGCCCGCGCACTGGAGGGGAACGCAGCGGGAGAAGGCTGTTTCGTAG
- a CDS encoding NAD(P)-dependent alcohol dehydrogenase, with the protein MYNAKAFSAASASSPLASTTIARRDPTETDVQIEILFCGICHSDLHQARNEWSGALPTVYPCVPGHEIVGRVTKTGSAVKKFKTGDVVAVGCMVDSDGTCEECKAGFEQFCHNMTLTYNFPDKHTGGVTYGGYSDSVVVDERFVLKVPSNLDPAGAAPLLCAGITTYSPMHHWGVTKGKKVGIVGLGGLGHMGVKFAHALGAHVVLFTTSPNKKDDALRLRADEVVISRNADEMAKHAGSFDFILDAVSADHDINAYLGLLRRDGNLCLVGAPEKPLSVSAFNLLFGRRSLSGSPIGGIAETQEMLDFCGKHNITADIEKIPIQKVNDAYERLLKQDVKYRFVIDMASLKGGA; encoded by the coding sequence ATGTACAACGCAAAAGCATTCTCTGCTGCCAGTGCGTCATCGCCGCTTGCATCCACAACGATCGCGCGGCGCGATCCAACCGAAACAGACGTGCAGATCGAGATTCTCTTCTGTGGGATCTGTCACTCTGATCTTCACCAGGCACGTAACGAGTGGAGCGGTGCGCTGCCCACGGTCTACCCCTGCGTTCCGGGCCACGAGATCGTGGGGCGTGTAACCAAGACCGGCTCCGCGGTAAAGAAGTTCAAGACCGGCGACGTTGTTGCGGTGGGTTGCATGGTCGATTCGGATGGCACATGCGAGGAGTGCAAAGCGGGCTTTGAACAGTTCTGCCACAATATGACGCTGACTTACAACTTTCCTGACAAGCACACCGGCGGAGTCACATACGGAGGCTACTCGGACAGCGTTGTCGTGGACGAGAGATTTGTTCTCAAGGTGCCCAGCAACCTTGATCCTGCGGGCGCTGCACCTCTGCTCTGCGCGGGCATTACGACCTACTCGCCGATGCACCACTGGGGCGTGACGAAGGGCAAGAAGGTCGGCATTGTGGGGCTCGGCGGACTCGGCCATATGGGCGTGAAGTTTGCTCATGCGCTGGGTGCGCACGTCGTCCTGTTTACGACTTCGCCGAACAAGAAGGACGATGCTCTGCGTTTACGAGCGGATGAGGTCGTGATCTCTCGCAATGCTGACGAGATGGCGAAGCATGCTGGCAGCTTTGACTTTATTCTCGATGCTGTGTCGGCTGACCACGACATCAACGCCTATCTGGGCCTGCTTCGTCGCGATGGAAATCTCTGCCTCGTGGGCGCGCCGGAGAAGCCGTTGTCTGTGTCTGCGTTCAACTTGTTATTTGGTCGTCGCAGTCTCTCGGGTTCGCCGATCGGCGGTATTGCGGAGACACAGGAGATGCTGGACTTCTGCGGCAAACACAACATCACGGCGGACATCGAGAAGATTCCTATCCAGAAGGTCAACGATGCTTACGAGCGGTTGCTGAAGCAGGACGTGAAATATCGGTTCGTCATCGATATGGCATCTCTGAAGGGCGGGGCGTAG